The region ATCCAAAAGATACATTGGATTTTAATATTTCATCAAATATTGCATTTGATGGTACTGAGTTTGTTAATAATAAAAATTATGGCGGTTTGCTTGCCGAACATTTGATTTATCGAATGGAATCAATTATTGATGGTCGCCGTTTCCAGTGCTATATGGATGAATTTTGGCAATTCCTGCAACACCCGCAATTGCAATATTGGGTATTTGACAAATTAAAAACAATTCGTAAGCGCAATGGTGTAATGATTTTTGCAACACAATCGCCAGAAGATTATCTTGATTCTGAAATTGCACCTGCATTGATTCAACAATGCGCAACGCAAATTCTATTGCCGAATCCTCGCGCAAATCGTGACCAGTACGTTAATGGCCTGAAACTAACGTCTGCTGAATATGATCTTGTTTCTCATTTTGGCGAAGATTCACGCCAATTTCTGTATAAACAACAACATTTATCTACTGTTTGCCGTATGAATTACGGGCGTGAATTTGATCGTGAATTATCAATTTTATCTGGCTCGGCTGATTTATTGCCACTAATGGATGAAGCTATTTCTGAACGTGGTAAAAAATCTGATTTGTGGTTGCCTCGTTTTTATGAGTTGCGCAAGCAACATTTTGGCCGCTGATTAGCGGTGTTCAATCTTGGAATTTCCAAGAGTTCATTACCGGAGTAATTAAATGAAAAAATCGCTTATCTCTTTGGTTCTTGTTGCTGCTTTTGCTACTCAACATGCTAATGCAACAGGTATTCCCGTTGTGGACGTTGCTAACCTTGCGCAAACTGTCCAGCAAGTAATTACCGCAGCAGACCAATTAGCACAAATGAAATCGCAGTTAGATCAAATGAAACAGCAATACGATGCTATTTCAGGTATGCGCGGCCTTGGTGATATTTTTAATGACCCTGCTTTGCGTGACGCATTACCTTCTGATTGGCGACAAGTTTATGATGGGGTTAAAAATGGTAAGTATCAGGGTATTTCTGGTACTGCAAAAGCAATTAAAGATGCAAACCGAATTTTCGGTTGTGACCAACAAGGCTTAACAGGCAATCGTTTAGCATTGTGCCAAGAACAAGAAGCGCGTAACGCCCAAAATCGTGACTTAGCGAATCAGGCTTATGATGCGGCATCAAAACGAATTGACCAAATTACGCAACTTGGTAAACAAATCAATACCACATCAGACCCTAAAGCAATTGCCGAATTGCAAGCGCGTATCACTAATGAAATGAACGCGATTCAAAACGAGCAAACCAAGCTGCAATTAATGAAACAAATTGCAGATATTGAAAAAGAAACGTATCGCCAACGTCAGCGTGAAGCGAAAATTCAAGATGGTCGTAAACAGGTTGTTGTTCAATCTGTTCAACCTCTAACAGTTCAATAAGGTTAAATCATGGCCTCTGGTGTCTTTGAATATCTTGGTGTGTCAATTAGTAATTTGACTTCCGCATGGGTAACTACGGCATCCAGCAATGCTGTATCTGCAATTACTCCTGTAGTAATTGCAGGTGCATCACTTTATATTTCTATTTTTGGCTACATGATTATTGCGGGTCGTGTTCAGAACTCTTTTCAAGAGTTTCTGGTTAAATGCGGAAAGTTAATAATTGTTGCTTCAATGGCTATTAATTTAGGAATATATCAGGGGAATATCATTCAAATGGCAACCGGACTTCAAGACGGTTTGCCGCAATTATTCGGTATTACCGCACCTGGCGATACTGTATATACCCTCCTTGATAAAGCGTATTTAGACGGTGTTAATGATGGTGTTCATAAAATGTTTATGAAAGCCGATGAAGCCGATTGGGATGATGTTGGGGGAACAATTGCATATTACATAATGGGTTTTACTATGGCGATTGCGCTGATGGTAGTAACTATTATTTCTGCTTCCTACATTATTATTTCTAAAGTCGCTCTTAGTATTATTTTAGGGGTTGGGCCGATATTTCTTGCTGGTTACGCTTTTCCTCCGACTCAAAAGTTTGGCGATCAGTGGGTAAGTGCTGTAATGAATTATGTTGTAACTGCATTTGTCGCTGCTGCTGTAGCTTCGTTGTGCATGACCATATTTGTTAAATACGCGGGTCAAATCACGTTTGATGCTGATGCAACAATGATTCAAATTTTTTATAACATTCTTTCCATTCTTATCGTTTCTGTTGTTCTTGGCCTATTGGCGCTACAAGCGCCAAGTATTGCATCATCATTAGCGGGTGGCCTTGGCTTATCTTCGTTTAATCCTATTTCAATGGCATCTAATGCCGTAAATAGTGTTATGCGTGGCGGTTCAAAAGTATCAAATGCGGTTCAGCGCGGTGCGGCCAATTCAACAAGGGCAGTTAATTACGCTAAAAATCCTGCATATCGCCAAGCGGTTAATTCAAGAGCCGCTAGAAGTCTCGGTTTTTATAATCGTGGCAAATCGGCTGGTGACGGAAAAGTAAAACGCAATGATTCAGGCTCTAATGCAAATAAAGCGCAACCAAGCCAAAGTCAAACAGCCAGTGCATACCGTCCAGCAGCAGCAAAAAATACTGCGGCAATGAATTACCGTCCTCCATCAAGATCAGCCGCAAG is a window of Iodobacter fluviatilis DNA encoding:
- the virB5 gene encoding P-type DNA transfer protein VirB5, with the translated sequence MKKSLISLVLVAAFATQHANATGIPVVDVANLAQTVQQVITAADQLAQMKSQLDQMKQQYDAISGMRGLGDIFNDPALRDALPSDWRQVYDGVKNGKYQGISGTAKAIKDANRIFGCDQQGLTGNRLALCQEQEARNAQNRDLANQAYDAASKRIDQITQLGKQINTTSDPKAIAELQARITNEMNAIQNEQTKLQLMKQIADIEKETYRQRQREAKIQDGRKQVVVQSVQPLTVQ
- a CDS encoding type IV secretion system protein, with the protein product MASGVFEYLGVSISNLTSAWVTTASSNAVSAITPVVIAGASLYISIFGYMIIAGRVQNSFQEFLVKCGKLIIVASMAINLGIYQGNIIQMATGLQDGLPQLFGITAPGDTVYTLLDKAYLDGVNDGVHKMFMKADEADWDDVGGTIAYYIMGFTMAIALMVVTIISASYIIISKVALSIILGVGPIFLAGYAFPPTQKFGDQWVSAVMNYVVTAFVAAAVASLCMTIFVKYAGQITFDADATMIQIFYNILSILIVSVVLGLLALQAPSIASSLAGGLGLSSFNPISMASNAVNSVMRGGSKVSNAVQRGAANSTRAVNYAKNPAYRQAVNSRAARSLGFYNRGKSAGDGKVKRNDSGSNANKAQPSQSQTASAYRPAAAKNTAAMNYRPPSRSAASGEKKAA